The window aattcaaaacactgATCAAATTTACACTAGCTACTAGTTAGCCTAATATTTGACATACCACTGCCAGCTGCACCAAGGTTCAACGCGCAAGAAAGACAAGAGACTGAATAGATCTTCCAAACTATTCTGGAACAGAGAGCATCATAATTTCAGAAAGAGATATAGACTACAAACTCTTTTGCTTAATAACTATAAGCTCATTATAGTAAAaaactaattattacctaaatgcTGATAAAAGAAACATTCAGATTGTATGGGAGGAGTACTTTTCTACTAGCAAGActaaattaaacataatttttctCAACAACTAACCTGAAGCGGTGTTCCAGTTAGACACCAGCGGCAGTGTGAGGACAGGGCAATAGTAGCCTGGGCAACCTGACTTTTATGGGCTTTAATATGATGAGCTTCGTCTAACACCACTCTGAACCATTGGACCCTGTGGTAGATGCTATTTCCTCCATCCTGGTTTCAAAAATTAGAGAATCCAAAAATAAGGAAGATTATCTATGCATATTGACAAAAATATAATACAAATAAACATTTCCTTACATTTTTAAATGAAGCTGATAGGACACCATATGTTGTCAAGACAACATCGTACTCTAACAACAAATTGACATTATCAGTTCTACCCCCACCATAGTGAACGAATACGGATATACTGCCTGGTTTTGAATGTGTTTCAAGCTCATCCTGAATAGTTCAAATCCTTGTAAATTGCCTTTCACAGAaatattgaaatatataaaagaacaatCTTGCTTTTTTAGTTGGCTTAATTAGAGAGGAATCTCACCTTCCACTGACCCAATAATGCCATGGGACAAACAATCAGAGTGCCACCCTCTACATTGTTAATATTCCTCCTCTTAGTTGAGAATATGTTGTCATATGTGCTCTCTGCATCACTGTCTTCTGACTTCACCCTGCCTGGATTACTTAATATCAAAGCAATGGTCATAACAGTCTTTCCAAGTCCCATTGCATCCGCCAGAATCtacaataaacaaataaaaaattgcaaTAAGACAAACGGTTCAAAGTATATGTCACATCTGGAGTTTCAAAATTGATGGCTTGAGACAAACTCACTCCTCCTCTTGCTCTCTGTGTTGCTTGTGGAAATTTCTTTGCCGCCTCCCCAGTAAATATGTTCACATAAATTGTCCTTCTGATAAAAAGTATGACAGGTTAAATTGTATACTGATATTGAGGTAAAAATTACATTTTGTTTGAGGAACCATGTACTGTTAGTACTTACCCATTGCATATATTGTAGGCTGACCAGCAAGGATGCAGATTTCTATCAGCATTTTCATCATCAGTTCCCTTCTCAATTTCTGTCATCCAATACAGAGCTTGACTCTGGTAAGGCTTTAGCCTACACAACAGGGTTTTTGGTGCTTCCTTCTCCTAAAGATACATAAGACATAAATGGGTTGGTCACACACAAAAGAGAGTGATAGAAGTTGAAGACTATCAATTGAAATTGGAACACAATTTATACACCTGTAGGTCAAAGACTTCAGCAGCTCCAATAAGTTTATTCAAAGCTGACTCTGAAAGAGCTTGTTCATTCTCGTTTGGCTCTGGAAGTGGCTCACTGATGCCTTTTCTTCGCTTATTAACAGGCAAAACTGAAGCTTCATCTGAATCAAGCTGGTAGTATGAACAGAAGCATTAGGCATCTAGCATGCATAACAACGATGACATCCAATTCAATTTAAACGATGACATCCAATTCAATTTAAACAATGATATCACGAAAGCTATAGAAGGAGGGAAAAGAATGAAAATAGTTGAACATACTTTAAGAACCCGCTTCCGAGCCTTCATTTCCTCAGGGGTGAAATCAGCCtagttaaaaacaaaaacaacccaTTACAAATGCAACATTAAAATAAAAAGCAAAGCAAAGCAAagcaattaaaaaatataatgactCAATACCTTCCTATAAGGCTCAATATCTAGCATGTTCAACAGTGTAAGGAGCGGGTAAGAAGCAGAGTTAATGTGGCCACAAGCCTCTAGCCTCCAAGAGGTATCAACAGACTCCGAGAATACAGATTGATGAACATAAAAACTGCCATAGAACAAACAATCTATTAGGTTCATCCACCAATAAACTCAACATCATATACAAGTGAAATAGCCAAGTTAACAAGCACAAAACTAGATAAAAAGGAAACATTTAAACTAAACTAACCGAAGGGCCCAAGAACTTATTCATACCTCACTAACAACATTATTTCTTGCATCATTTCCAATTTATGTGGTGTGGCAACACATCGGCCTCGAACCCTAACGTTTCCCGATTGCACAAGAGGCATGACAGATTTTGCCCATTCCATTGGCAGCCTCCCAACCTAAAGTGTTAAATACAACAACATAACCAAAATATATGACCTCCGATTCCTTCCCACAAAAGCATTAAATCAATCAACattgcattttaattattaaaaaaacaattttcagGGCAATTACacacaataaaataatttaaatagtaAGAATTGCAATGAATTGAAATTATTATTACCACTCCAGAACGTTTGGTTGAGACACGAACAATCCATTGGAACTTGTAAGAGGTATTTGGGTCAGGAAAATTGAAATAAACAATCTCATTATCCACCAATCTCCTCAGTCCCCTAGCTGTAGAAGTAGCAACCTCAATCTTCCTTCCAAGCAATGACCACCCAGGTTCAACAGGAAACTCACCATCCTCAAGATTCGGAATCTTCTCTTCCACTGCCTCTCTCTTCACCACCTTCGAAACCCTCACTTCATCATTAACAGCTTGTTTCCCTTTCACTACCTTCAACACCTCCAATTCATCATTAACAGCTTCTTTCCCTTTCACTACCTTCAACACCTCCAATTCATCACTATCAGTTCCCTTCTCCTTGGAAGCCTCTTCATTTGGTTGAACCCGCGTTGGCTCTTTAATCGGATCTACAGTAACCGATTCCTGTGCCTCACAAACCATATTGACATTGACAGCTTCTTCCTTAGTCCTCATAGGTGGTTCAACTTCCATTGATTTCAGCGATTCATCTACCAATTCAGCCTTAACCAATTCCTGCGTCTTCGTTTGAATCGTTGATTCAACTTCCATTGATTTCATCGATTCCTCGACAGTGGCAACTTGTGTATTCGTAGCCTTTAAAAAATCATCGAACAAGAGCATTGAACGTGGCTCCACAGAAACATTCGCCGCAGATTGAGAGCATAAAGTGAAAGGTTTGACATCTTCTTGAGGCTCGTCCTTCACTTTGATCATCGGCGATTCGCGTGCTTCGAACTGATCGGAGTTAGGGTTCAGACTCGGCGGCGTTGCAAGAACGCGGCCGCCGCCGTTGCTGGTTAGGGCACGGACAACGGTGAGTGGCTGAGCGACGAGAACTGGATTGCCGTTTCTGAAAACGACATTGTCGTTTTCCATTGTTCggaaaaccttttctttttgagAACGTTCCGTCATGGATACAGAAATAtcggaaaataacttaactgagAAATGAAAGTGGAAAACATGAAGAAAGTGACGTGAGTTTATAAACGCTGAAAAGAAGCGCGCCTTTTACAGTGAGAATGGCGCGAAATTGGTTTGTGTTTACGCGCTATGTTTTTTGATTTTGCTGTTTTGGTAACTGTAATAAGGAGTAATAATTAGTAATTAGAAATAATTAGTAATGTAAATTTCCCTCCAAATTAATATCattgtcattattatttttaaaatgaaataattttgatttaatataCAAATCACCGTGAATGATGCTATGGATGAATTCTTCTGATCTCTTCCATGAAAAAAATATCTAATCTTGCTTAACATGCTACTCCTATTTCATCTGActcaattaaaattaaactttACAACCTTGAATAAAAATAGTGTAAAGCGATTTGCATCTTAAATGTAAAttgattaattatataattagtagaggtggaaataggctaggctaggttaggctttagaaggcctgagcctgggctacgataaacttaaaaggcctaagcctggcctacggcctatcataggctcagttttttggcctgtctgacctttttaaaagtctggcctggcctgaaagcctatttaaaaagtcTGTCTCTCATTAAAGAtttcaattaatctatataacttaagaagtcttgtaggtcatatataagtgaacctatttagcatttgttatatatatatatatatatatatatatatatatatatatatatatatatatatatatatatatatatatatatatatatatatatatatatatggtagcctatttagttttttttaatatatatacatacatgaac is drawn from Vicia villosa cultivar HV-30 ecotype Madison, WI unplaced genomic scaffold, Vvil1.0 ctg.000244F_1_1_4_unsc, whole genome shotgun sequence and contains these coding sequences:
- the LOC131625850 gene encoding DNA repair protein RAD5B-like, which produces MTERSQKEKVFRTMENDNVVFRNGNPVLVAQPLTVVRALTSNGGGRVLATPPSLNPNSDQFEARESPMIKVKDEPQEDVKPFTLCSQSAANVSVEPRSMLLFDDFLKATNTQVATVEESMKSMEVESTIQTKTQELVKAELVDESLKSMEVEPPMRTKEEAVNVNMVCEAQESVTVDPIKEPTRVQPNEEASKEKGTDSDELEVLKVVKGKEAVNDELEVLKVVKGKQAVNDEVRVSKVVKREAVEEKIPNLEDGEFPVEPGWSLLGRKIEVATSTARGLRRLVDNEIVYFNFPDPNTSYKFQWIVRVSTKRSGVVGRLPMEWAKSVMPLVQSGNVRVRGRCVATPHKLEMMQEIMLLVSFYVHQSVFSESVDTSWRLEACGHINSASYPLLTLLNMLDIEPYRKADFTPEEMKARKRVLKLDSDEASVLPVNKRRKGISEPLPEPNENEQALSESALNKLIGAAEVFDLQEKEAPKTLLCRLKPYQSQALYWMTEIEKGTDDENADRNLHPCWSAYNICNGRTIYVNIFTGEAAKKFPQATQRARGGILADAMGLGKTVMTIALILSNPGRVKSEDSDAESTYDNIFSTKRRNINNVEGGTLIVCPMALLGQWKDELETHSKPGSISVFVHYGGGRTDNVNLLLEYDVVLTTYGVLSASFKNDGGNSIYHRVQWFRVVLDEAHHIKAHKSQVAQATIALSSHCRWCLTGTPLQNSLEDLFSLLSFLRVEPWCSWQWWTKLIQKPYEQGDQRALKLVKGILRTLMLRRTKETKDKEGRPILVLPPTDIQLIECEQSESERDFYDALFLRSKVQFEQYVAQGKILNHYANILDLLMQLRRCCNHPLLVMSGSDPSKYADLSRLARKFLDSHTESSDMRCENDTQQNAKLNKLASTFLQNSISASRSIQSHGYIDEVLGHIQKGEVVECSICLESPEDPVFTPCAHQFCRECLFNCWGTSMGGKCPICRQLLKKNDLIVLPSESPFKVDTENNLTESSKVSKLFDFLEYIQKYSDEKSIVFSQWTSFFDLLENPLRRRGIGFLRFDGKLTQKQREKVLKEFNNTKEKRVLLMSLKAGGVGLNLTAASNVFLMDPWWNPAVEEQAIMRIHRIGQKRRVIVRRFIVKNTVEDRLQQVQAKKQKMISGALTDDDVRTSRIQDLKILFS